In Pseudophryne corroboree isolate aPseCor3 chromosome 3 unlocalized genomic scaffold, aPseCor3.hap2 SUPER_3_unloc_34, whole genome shotgun sequence, the sequence acgttaggagacatttctctgatccatcagctcatatgactgatgttattgttcatcgagaatctccaattcatacgatatgttccccatccattgttttacattggtgctgacataggacttggcgagtgactacatctccatttatacttcatggttagttaccagtacaagagagagatatttctaagtcttattataatattacatttgttattgtgagtgttctcaggagggtggacacaatgatagtctgagacacaatattataaagccttcattaaaagttatgttttattatacacacacatttacaattaagtgtcccagagagtcgtcttctcctattgtttacaagattaatattgttacagaaaatgtcacatttccataatgtattttatttccagcagatggacacacaagcaggaatatctcagaaggacatctaatgttatccccggattgtgacataaaagatgacgacagtagacaggattctccaggagataaccccattaccccaattatacatccagctctatcagctgatccccctgatcctgggaaatgttctcctgatcactctgatattggtgcatctgttccagctctgacagtagatacagtgtttccgtgttctatagatgccaaatgttttacacagaacacaaagcctattaacccacacacaggtaaggcaggtgaaaggccaataatatgttctgagtgtgggaaatgttttacatacatatcagatcttgttatacatcagagaagtcacacaggtgagaggtcatttccatgttctgagtgtgggaaatgttttgcatggaaaacacgtcttgttacacatcatagaagtcacacaggtgagaagccatttccatgttctgagtgtgggaaatgttttgcacacaaatcagctcttgttagacataacagaaatctcacaggtgagaagccattttcttgctctgagtgtggaaaatgttttgtacgtaaatcacattttgttatacattacagaagtcacacaggtgagaagccattttcttgctctgaatgcgggaaatgttttacacagaaatcagatcttattgcACATcaacgaactcacacaggtgagaagccatttccatgttctgagtgtgggaaatgttttacacagaaatcagatcttattacacatcagcgaactcacacaggtgagaagccatttccatgttctgagtgtgggaaatgttttacacagaaatcagatcttattacacatcagcgaattcacacaggtgagaagccatttccatgttctgagtgtgggaaatgttttgcacacaaatcagctcttgttagacataaccgaaatcacacaggtgagaagccattttcttgctctgagtgtgggaaatgttttgtacgtaaatcacatcttgttatacattacagaagtcacacaggtgagaagccattttcttgctctgaatgcgggaaatgttttacacagaaatcagatcttgttagacatcacagaagtcacacaggtgagaagccatttctatactctgagaaataaatcagctcttgttacacacaatagacatcactcaggtgaggaaccattttaatcttctggagtatacttatcattgccatgcgttgttcttcaaggttcttatcctatctcctatgctttttgcaatatacatgttaccactgagtgaaat encodes:
- the LOC134984080 gene encoding zinc finger protein OZF-like; this translates as MQKKQECALREQIALNGPQQRNDVFGPSERLSDIKAEDIEEEEETYVTDIKAEDIEGEEETYVTDMKGEEETYVTDMKGEDIEGEEETYVTDIKAEDIEGEEETYVTDIKAEDTEGEEETYVRGDQQCKEEEIPTDISTDGHTSRNISEGHLMLSPDCDIKDDDSRQDSPGDNPITPIIHPALSADPPDPGKCSPDHSDIGASVPALTVDTVFPCSIDAKCFTQNTKPINPHTGKAGERPIICSECGKCFTYISDLVIHQRSHTGERSFPCSECGKCFAWKTRLVTHHRSHTGEKPFPCSECGKCFAHKSALVRHNRNLTGEKPFSCSECGKCFVRKSHFVIHYRSHTGEKPFSCSECGKCFTQKSDLIAHQRTHTGEKPFPCSECGKCFTQKSDLITHQRTHTGEKPFPCSECGKCFTQKSDLITHQRIHTGEKPFPCSECGKCFAHKSALVRHNRNHTGEKPFSCSECGKCFVRKSHLVIHYRSHTGEKPFSCSECGKCFTQKSDLVRHHRSHTGEKPFLYSEK